A genomic region of Gemmatimonadaceae bacterium contains the following coding sequences:
- a CDS encoding glycoside hydrolase family 16 protein: MKVATLSAASLLFLSASAALGQRAPDLPAGWKLVWSDEFNGTRLDTKKWNVLFREQSKHNELQYYVPDEAYVENGWLRLRSRVRNYGGMKYTSGRVSTDGRFAPTYGRFEIRARLPGGKGLWPAHWLYPQNRDWAMEELMAKTVEEKRERAIPEARPWYSEIDIMEFLGHEQNVFYGTLHYRTFAGERKTSSVTWKADFDFTKGFHLFALEWEPDVIRWYIDGKLVHSTVNGIPHTPHYIILNTAVGGDWPGNPDSTTVFPQFHDIDYVRIYQRVKPYFE, encoded by the coding sequence ATGAAAGTCGCCACTCTTTCCGCTGCATCGCTTCTGTTCCTGAGCGCCAGCGCGGCACTGGGACAGAGAGCTCCCGACTTGCCAGCAGGTTGGAAGCTCGTCTGGTCCGACGAGTTCAACGGCACCAGGCTCGACACGAAGAAATGGAACGTCCTCTTCCGCGAGCAGAGCAAGCACAACGAGCTCCAGTACTATGTTCCCGACGAAGCGTACGTGGAGAACGGCTGGCTTCGTTTGCGCAGCCGCGTTCGAAACTACGGCGGGATGAAGTACACCAGCGGACGCGTCAGCACCGACGGCAGGTTCGCTCCGACTTACGGCCGGTTCGAGATTCGGGCGCGACTCCCCGGCGGGAAAGGACTATGGCCAGCGCACTGGCTCTATCCGCAGAACCGCGACTGGGCGATGGAAGAGCTGATGGCCAAAACAGTGGAGGAGAAACGCGAGCGGGCGATTCCCGAAGCGAGACCGTGGTACAGCGAGATCGACATCATGGAGTTCCTCGGCCACGAGCAGAACGTGTTTTACGGAACTCTTCACTACCGCACGTTCGCCGGTGAGAGAAAGACGAGTTCGGTCACATGGAAAGCAGACTTTGATTTCACGAAGGGTTTCCACCTGTTCGCGCTCGAATGGGAGCCGGACGTGATCCGCTGGTACATAGATGGCAAGCTCGTTCACTCGACTGTCAACGGAATTCCGCATACGCCGCACTACATCATTCTGAACACTGCTGTCGGCGGCGACTGGCCGGGGAATCCGGATTCGACGACGGTGTTCCCGCAGTTCCACGACATCGATTACGTGCGGATCTACCAGCGGGTCAAGCCGTACTTCGAGTGA
- a CDS encoding ATP-binding protein encodes MRYRLGGGKLFVIGPRRHGKTSILNVAALAAERQRVVVLSFDAEAFTSTEQMATAILAEATRRLEPAIKRAQEAVSRFFGRLRPTVTFNPADQSISASLAVDAAEAGGALPLLITVLDGIEKWAAHAKRPVAVIIDEVQELLEKEGEPAERQFRAAVQKHEHVAYVFAGSKTHYLARVTSDPGAPFFNLGSRLHVGAVPDSDFRKFLETAFADGGFRMDASAIDAILSIAQRVPWNVQVLADACWAALTQGSVTRPWTDAEVSRTADDMVRRLDPIYSPQWLNLSGPQRTALLSVVHEGSGGLSSQPRLRRYGMSASGMQRAIGGLLEKGVLFEEMAEGRATIRLQDAFFGVWVRLFIVPVV; translated from the coding sequence CTGCGTTACCGTCTCGGCGGGGGAAAACTTTTCGTCATCGGCCCGCGGCGTCACGGCAAGACGTCGATTCTCAACGTCGCTGCATTGGCGGCGGAGCGACAGCGCGTAGTCGTTCTCTCCTTCGACGCCGAGGCATTCACCAGCACGGAGCAGATGGCGACGGCCATCCTGGCCGAAGCGACGCGGCGTCTCGAGCCTGCCATCAAGCGGGCTCAAGAGGCGGTCTCCCGGTTCTTCGGCCGCCTCCGCCCCACGGTCACATTCAATCCCGCAGATCAGAGCATTTCCGCAAGCCTTGCTGTCGATGCGGCAGAGGCCGGTGGTGCGCTTCCTCTCCTGATTACCGTCCTCGACGGCATCGAGAAATGGGCGGCTCACGCAAAGCGCCCTGTGGCCGTAATCATCGACGAGGTGCAGGAGCTGCTCGAGAAAGAAGGAGAACCGGCGGAGCGGCAGTTCCGGGCGGCGGTGCAGAAACATGAGCACGTTGCGTATGTTTTCGCCGGCTCGAAAACGCACTACCTCGCGCGTGTCACGAGCGATCCCGGAGCACCGTTCTTCAATCTCGGATCGCGACTCCACGTCGGAGCGGTGCCTGACTCCGACTTTCGAAAGTTCCTCGAAACAGCTTTTGCAGACGGCGGCTTCAGAATGGATGCGTCGGCAATCGACGCGATCCTGTCGATCGCTCAGCGCGTGCCGTGGAATGTGCAGGTTCTTGCAGACGCCTGCTGGGCGGCGCTAACGCAGGGAAGCGTGACCAGACCATGGACCGATGCAGAAGTCAGTCGCACAGCGGATGACATGGTTCGAAGGCTGGATCCCATCTACAGCCCCCAGTGGCTGAACCTGTCGGGCCCACAAAGGACCGCTCTTCTGTCAGTGGTTCACGAAGGCTCTGGAGGACTGTCGTCGCAGCCGCGCCTTCGACGCTATGGCATGAGCGCATCCGGAATGCAGCGCGCAATCGGAGGCCTCCTCGAGAAGGGCGTCCTTTTCGAAGAGATGGCCGAGGGCCGCGCCACAATCCGCCTCCAGGATGCCTTCTTCGGAGTCTGGGTCAGACTGTTCATTGTGCCGGTTGTGTGA
- a CDS encoding vitamin B12-dependent ribonucleotide reductase, producing the protein MPIPAAPPVGPAELNQNARTVIEKRYLIKDAKGKPTEQPEDMFWRVASTVAEADRRYGASDEAVSAAAREFYDLMTQRRFEPNSPTLMNAGRPLGQLSACFVLPVGDSLSNGHDGIYDTLRSMALIHQSGGGTGFSFSRLRGSGSMVRSTTGVASGPVSFMKLYDASTDAVKQGGTRRGANMGILRVDHPDIMMFINCKEDLTQITNFNISVAVTTKFMEAVKAGTSYDLVDPSSENVTGQMDAREVWDKMIDGAWRTGEPGCFFIDEANRYNPVPHVGSYEATNPCGEQPLLAYDVCNLGSINIGYYVVDGTLDWDALGRDIHTSVRFLDNIIDANKYPLPEIDALSKRIRRIGFGVMGFADALVKLGIPYNTDEGIEFGRRLQSFVDVESKRESERLADERGPFPEWARSIWGPDETCARDAEGKRIRPVQVLRNCNVNTIAPTGTISIIAGCSSGIEPLFAVAFMRNQAGVMMPDVNEDFLAIAKAEGWYSDELIERIAKQGHIHFDEVPEKWQRVFVTAHDITPEWHVRMQAAFQENCDSAISKTTNFPYTASREDVRAIYELAYDLKCKGVTVYRDGSRDNQVLFTGATDKAKAERDGSMDMRGEVGDLKGTITELEAEIGKLKKDLFDAEAENLQRRQKRARPDTLRGTTNRMETPLGTMFVNITEDDRGQPFEVFINLGKAGGAAMADVEAIGRLISLALRSGISIQAIHRQLRGIASDRAMGLGPNKVLSVPDAIGIALESWMRQKQGVQQELLRSETAIGPQTAVTPVATVVPASAGGAQAQYEFESVNRDESRMGTCPDCGSQLEFAEGCAKCHVCGFSECG; encoded by the coding sequence ATGCCCATCCCAGCTGCCCCACCTGTCGGACCTGCCGAGCTCAATCAGAACGCGCGGACAGTCATCGAAAAGCGCTACCTGATAAAGGACGCCAAGGGCAAGCCGACAGAGCAGCCGGAGGACATGTTCTGGCGGGTGGCGAGCACCGTTGCCGAGGCTGACCGGCGGTACGGGGCGAGTGACGAGGCGGTATCGGCGGCGGCGCGGGAATTCTACGATCTGATGACGCAGCGCCGGTTCGAGCCGAACTCGCCGACGCTCATGAATGCCGGCCGTCCGCTTGGCCAGCTCTCCGCGTGCTTCGTGCTGCCGGTCGGGGATTCGCTGTCGAACGGACACGACGGCATCTACGACACGCTGCGATCCATGGCGCTGATCCATCAGTCGGGCGGTGGAACCGGCTTCAGCTTCTCGCGTCTCCGCGGGTCGGGATCGATGGTGCGGTCGACGACGGGTGTCGCGTCGGGACCGGTCTCGTTCATGAAGCTGTACGATGCGTCCACCGATGCGGTGAAGCAGGGCGGCACGCGCCGCGGCGCCAACATGGGCATCCTGCGCGTGGATCACCCGGACATCATGATGTTCATCAACTGCAAGGAAGACCTAACGCAGATCACGAACTTCAACATCTCCGTCGCGGTGACGACGAAGTTCATGGAAGCGGTGAAGGCGGGAACGAGCTATGACCTCGTCGATCCCTCCAGCGAAAATGTCACCGGCCAGATGGATGCCCGAGAAGTGTGGGACAAGATGATTGACGGCGCGTGGAGGACGGGTGAGCCCGGCTGCTTCTTCATTGACGAGGCGAACCGCTACAACCCGGTTCCGCACGTCGGATCGTACGAGGCGACCAATCCGTGCGGAGAGCAGCCGCTCCTCGCCTACGACGTCTGCAATCTCGGCTCGATCAACATCGGCTACTACGTCGTTGACGGGACGCTGGACTGGGATGCGCTCGGGCGCGACATCCATACATCGGTCCGATTCCTCGACAACATCATTGACGCCAACAAGTATCCGCTGCCGGAGATAGATGCCCTTTCGAAGCGCATCCGCCGAATCGGATTCGGCGTGATGGGTTTCGCCGACGCGCTGGTGAAGCTCGGCATCCCGTACAACACTGACGAGGGCATTGAATTCGGTCGCAGGCTCCAGTCGTTTGTGGACGTCGAGTCCAAGCGCGAGAGCGAGCGGCTGGCCGACGAGCGCGGGCCGTTCCCCGAGTGGGCGCGCTCCATCTGGGGTCCGGACGAGACCTGCGCGCGCGACGCTGAGGGCAAGCGCATCCGTCCGGTGCAAGTGCTCCGCAACTGCAACGTCAACACGATCGCTCCGACCGGAACCATCTCCATCATCGCCGGCTGCTCGTCGGGAATCGAGCCGCTGTTCGCCGTTGCGTTCATGCGCAACCAGGCGGGGGTGATGATGCCCGACGTGAACGAGGACTTCCTCGCCATCGCGAAGGCCGAGGGCTGGTACTCCGACGAGCTGATCGAGAGGATCGCCAAGCAGGGACACATCCACTTCGACGAAGTGCCGGAGAAATGGCAGCGCGTGTTTGTCACGGCGCACGACATCACTCCCGAGTGGCACGTCCGCATGCAGGCCGCCTTTCAGGAGAACTGCGACTCGGCCATCTCGAAGACGACGAACTTCCCGTACACCGCTTCGCGCGAGGACGTGCGCGCGATCTACGAGCTCGCCTACGACCTCAAGTGCAAGGGCGTCACGGTTTATCGTGACGGATCGCGCGACAACCAGGTCCTTTTCACGGGAGCCACCGACAAGGCCAAGGCGGAGCGCGATGGGTCCATGGACATGCGCGGCGAGGTAGGAGATCTCAAGGGCACGATCACCGAGCTCGAGGCGGAGATCGGGAAGCTCAAGAAGGATTTGTTCGACGCGGAGGCAGAAAACCTTCAGCGCCGCCAGAAGCGCGCGCGCCCCGATACGCTCCGCGGGACGACGAACAGGATGGAGACGCCGCTGGGCACGATGTTCGTCAACATCACCGAAGACGATCGCGGCCAGCCGTTCGAGGTGTTCATCAATCTCGGCAAGGCGGGCGGCGCGGCGATGGCCGACGTCGAGGCCATCGGGCGACTGATCTCGCTCGCACTCAGGTCAGGAATCTCGATCCAGGCGATTCACCGGCAGCTTCGTGGCATCGCGTCTGATCGCGCGATGGGGCTTGGACCGAACAAAGTGCTGTCGGTTCCGGACGCGATCGGTATCGCGCTCGAGAGCTGGATGCGCCAGAAGCAGGGTGTGCAGCAGGAGCTTCTCCGCTCCGAGACGGCGATCGGGCCGCAGACCGCCGTGACGCCAGTTGCCACTGTCGTACCGGCGAGCGCCGGCGGCGCTCAGGCGCAATACGAGTTCGAGAGTGTCAACCGCGATGAGTCGCGCATGGGGACGTGCCCGGATTGCGGGTCGCAGCTGGAGTTTGCTGAAGGATGCGCGAAGTGCCATGTATGCGGATTCTCCGAGTGCGGCTGA
- a CDS encoding DUF5989 family protein, which translates to MSSFLTELGLFFRTHKRLLLVPVLLLAIGIALLVVILARRSELAPMIYTLGSSSGATVMPA; encoded by the coding sequence ATGTCATCGTTTCTCACAGAGCTTGGACTGTTCTTCCGCACCCATAAGCGACTGCTGCTCGTCCCGGTGCTGCTGCTCGCCATCGGTATCGCACTGCTGGTGGTCATCCTGGCGCGACGATCCGAGCTGGCACCGATGATCTACACACTCGGCTCCTCGAGCGGGGCGACCGTGATGCCGGCGTGA
- a CDS encoding N-acetylmuramoyl-L-alanine amidase — protein sequence MITTRLFQLSPLIVAFAAAACATPRVATVPVPAAAPAVAPPVVMRAPVPEVNPALPEVPHVSGPLEIKVVYPPAGQLIQSRDSNFVFGSVGNGDAGLTINGVLTPVWPNGAFMAWLPNPPATAPQYEIVVTTGLDTARLVHPVKIAGPPTAPPPPPDTVVTMSPARYASLIGPATYPSDTDRVVTGYAVTGGIQRWFLIPGTVVKVVGTKGSDAYVQLDTMQTIRIAQSDLTMLDSAAAAPKPLRASSFRLRNAPEWTDVVIRMTERPAYLVEEGDSALTLTLYGTKGPIRRQKPVRAAAGSYVTTVSAAAAGPEMQYTIALRGPVYGYQPLWEDGKLTFRVRCPPRVDPTSPLLGLTIAVDAGHPPVGATGPTGLWEPVPTLEVGLKVRELLQAKGVNVVMTRTTSDPVDLNLRPTMARRANANALVSIHLNAVPDGINPLRVNGTATYHYHLHSAPLAEAMERALVAQMALRHNGVKRENFALVRPTWMPAVLVEGAFIIVPDQEAALRNPEYQQRYAQGIVDGLENYFRSLGAAGR from the coding sequence ATGATCACAACGAGACTTTTTCAGTTATCTCCGCTCATCGTGGCGTTCGCGGCGGCAGCGTGCGCCACCCCGCGGGTGGCGACAGTTCCCGTGCCGGCGGCGGCTCCCGCTGTCGCTCCGCCGGTGGTCATGCGTGCGCCGGTTCCCGAAGTGAACCCGGCGCTCCCCGAGGTTCCGCATGTGAGCGGACCCCTCGAGATCAAGGTCGTGTACCCGCCAGCGGGACAGCTTATCCAGTCGCGGGACTCGAACTTCGTCTTTGGCAGTGTGGGAAACGGAGACGCTGGCCTCACGATCAACGGCGTGCTGACACCCGTTTGGCCCAACGGTGCGTTCATGGCCTGGCTGCCGAACCCGCCGGCGACCGCGCCGCAATACGAGATCGTCGTCACTACAGGCCTCGATACTGCGCGGCTCGTCCACCCCGTGAAGATCGCCGGTCCACCGACCGCTCCTCCACCTCCGCCAGACACTGTCGTCACCATGTCACCGGCGCGCTACGCATCGCTCATCGGGCCCGCGACGTATCCCAGTGATACGGACCGGGTCGTAACCGGCTACGCGGTAACCGGGGGAATCCAGCGCTGGTTCCTCATTCCCGGCACAGTCGTGAAGGTCGTCGGGACGAAAGGGAGCGACGCATATGTGCAGCTCGACACGATGCAGACGATTCGCATCGCGCAGAGCGATCTCACGATGCTCGACTCCGCTGCCGCGGCACCAAAGCCGTTGCGTGCGTCGTCGTTCAGGTTGCGGAACGCGCCGGAGTGGACCGACGTGGTCATCCGGATGACCGAGCGTCCCGCGTATCTCGTCGAGGAAGGAGACTCGGCGCTTACGCTCACGCTCTACGGAACGAAGGGTCCGATTCGGCGTCAGAAGCCCGTCCGAGCCGCTGCCGGCAGCTACGTCACCACCGTCTCTGCCGCGGCGGCCGGCCCGGAGATGCAGTACACAATCGCGCTGCGCGGTCCTGTCTACGGTTACCAGCCGCTATGGGAAGATGGTAAGCTCACGTTTCGTGTGCGGTGCCCTCCGCGGGTAGATCCGACGTCGCCGCTCCTCGGCCTCACGATCGCGGTGGACGCCGGACATCCGCCTGTCGGCGCCACGGGGCCAACGGGATTGTGGGAGCCGGTTCCGACACTGGAGGTCGGCCTCAAGGTCCGCGAGCTGCTGCAGGCGAAGGGAGTGAACGTCGTCATGACGCGCACTACGTCCGACCCGGTGGATCTGAATCTCCGTCCGACGATGGCGCGTCGCGCCAACGCCAACGCGCTTGTTTCCATTCACCTCAACGCGGTTCCGGACGGGATCAATCCGCTGCGCGTGAACGGAACGGCGACATACCATTATCATCTCCATTCAGCGCCCCTCGCCGAGGCGATGGAGCGGGCACTCGTGGCGCAGATGGCATTGCGCCACAATGGAGTGAAGCGCGAGAATTTCGCGCTCGTACGACCGACGTGGATGCCCGCCGTGCTCGTCGAGGGAGCCTTCATCATCGTGCCTGACCAGGAAGCGGCATTGCGAAATCCGGAATACCAGCAGCGGTACGCGCAGGGAATAGTGGACGGGCTGGAGAATTACTTCCGGTCACTTGGCGCCGCCGGGCGTTGA
- a CDS encoding protein phosphatase 2C domain-containing protein: MVPAHYRFLFARPKLGRADNIVTRSEPFTAEFPALPAGTIEIAARTDIGLIREHNEDSFLVGNLATGEVFSENDAGLFLVEAAPSLLMVADGVGGAASGEIASSLATQVSFERLRERFDRGALKGAVIIADSLQQAVLSANQAIHEHSKANRTHHGMGTTATVALVVGGMIYFAQVGDSRAYIIRDGVAKQMTKDQSLVQRMVDAGKLTPEQAERSEHRNIILQALGPEPAIVPEFTRDRLMSNDIVVLCSDGLTNQMTGREIAAMAEKHRDLEALCNALVDRAIETGAPDNVTVVVGRYRIPTAG; encoded by the coding sequence GTGGTCCCAGCACATTACAGATTCCTCTTCGCCCGCCCGAAGCTCGGGCGCGCCGACAACATTGTGACTCGCTCAGAGCCATTCACAGCCGAGTTTCCTGCGCTGCCGGCAGGCACCATCGAGATCGCCGCCCGCACCGACATCGGCCTGATCAGGGAGCACAACGAAGATTCTTTCCTTGTCGGGAATCTGGCCACCGGAGAGGTGTTCAGCGAGAACGACGCCGGCCTCTTCCTCGTAGAGGCTGCCCCGTCACTCCTGATGGTCGCCGACGGCGTCGGCGGCGCTGCCTCGGGAGAGATTGCCAGCTCACTTGCGACTCAGGTCTCCTTCGAGCGCCTGCGCGAGCGATTCGACCGTGGAGCGCTGAAGGGCGCGGTCATCATCGCCGACTCGCTTCAGCAGGCTGTGCTTTCAGCCAACCAGGCGATCCACGAGCACTCGAAGGCAAACCGGACTCACCATGGCATGGGGACGACCGCCACGGTCGCTCTGGTCGTAGGCGGAATGATCTACTTTGCCCAGGTCGGCGATAGTCGCGCGTACATCATTCGCGACGGGGTGGCAAAGCAGATGACGAAGGACCAGTCTCTCGTTCAGAGGATGGTTGACGCCGGCAAGCTGACTCCGGAGCAGGCGGAGCGAAGCGAGCACCGCAACATCATCCTGCAGGCGCTCGGTCCGGAACCGGCCATCGTCCCCGAGTTCACGCGGGACAGACTGATGAGCAACGACATCGTGGTTCTCTGCAGCGATGGGCTTACCAACCAGATGACGGGGCGGGAGATCGCCGCGATGGCGGAGAAGCATCGGGACCTCGAGGCCCTCTGCAACGCCCTCGTCGATCGCGCCATCGAGACGGGAGCCCCCGACAACGTCACCGTAGTCGTCGGACGCTATCGCATCCCCACGGCAGGCTAA
- a CDS encoding AmpG family muropeptide MFS transporter, translating to MNDRARGSMVRAFTQPKMAALIFLGFAGGLPFNLIGNGKAFQAWMTASGVDLTRIGLFSMIGLPYSLKFLWSPLLDRYIPPILGRRRGWLLITQVLLLVAIAAMSLHDPTTGLRALAFNAILIAVLSASQDIAGDAYRTDILEDRELGAGAAIWVLGYRMALLLTGSLSFVLAERLSWGTVYALLSTLMLVGILATFLAPEPVLREAPPQSLAEAVAMPFRDFFQRVGPGLGVGVLIFIVLYKYSDALAGSMTTPFLLKTGFTQTEVGLVFGGAGLLATIAGSLAAGATIARIGLNRSLWAFAVFQALSNLTYYGLALAGRNHTYMVAAIVVENFGVGLVSAALVAYIMSMCNRRFSATQFALLSSVVAASRDILVAPGGKIAESMGWPSFFLITVIAGLPCIALLPFIAPWNADSPVGSVHRGADAEAALERIGEQDDPGISSTRR from the coding sequence ATGAATGACAGGGCTCGCGGCTCGATGGTGCGCGCGTTCACTCAGCCGAAGATGGCGGCGCTCATCTTCCTCGGATTCGCGGGCGGGCTGCCGTTCAATCTCATCGGCAACGGAAAAGCGTTTCAGGCGTGGATGACCGCGTCCGGTGTGGATCTCACGAGAATCGGATTGTTCAGCATGATCGGACTGCCGTACTCGCTCAAGTTCCTCTGGTCTCCGCTGCTCGACCGTTACATCCCACCGATACTCGGCCGCCGTCGCGGATGGCTGCTGATTACGCAGGTGTTGCTGCTCGTCGCCATCGCCGCGATGTCGCTGCACGATCCCACGACCGGCCTGCGCGCGCTCGCCTTCAACGCGATCCTCATCGCGGTCCTGAGCGCGTCGCAGGACATCGCCGGAGATGCGTATCGGACTGACATCCTCGAGGACCGCGAGCTGGGCGCCGGCGCCGCCATCTGGGTGCTGGGCTACCGGATGGCGCTGCTCCTCACCGGCTCGCTGTCATTCGTGCTGGCCGAACGCCTGTCGTGGGGCACGGTGTACGCCCTCCTCTCGACGCTGATGCTCGTCGGCATTCTTGCAACGTTCCTCGCGCCCGAGCCGGTGCTCAGGGAAGCGCCGCCGCAGTCTCTCGCCGAAGCGGTGGCGATGCCGTTCCGCGATTTCTTCCAGCGCGTCGGTCCGGGGCTTGGCGTCGGCGTGCTGATCTTCATCGTGCTGTACAAGTACTCGGATGCGCTCGCCGGCAGCATGACGACTCCGTTTCTGCTGAAGACAGGGTTCACCCAGACCGAGGTAGGCCTCGTCTTCGGCGGCGCTGGATTGCTGGCGACGATTGCCGGTTCGCTCGCCGCCGGCGCGACGATAGCGCGCATCGGTCTCAACCGGTCGTTGTGGGCGTTCGCCGTTTTTCAGGCGCTGAGCAATCTCACGTATTACGGGCTCGCGCTTGCCGGCCGCAATCACACCTACATGGTCGCGGCAATCGTCGTCGAGAATTTCGGAGTCGGTCTCGTGAGCGCGGCGCTGGTCGCCTACATCATGAGCATGTGCAACCGGCGCTTCTCGGCCACTCAGTTCGCGCTGCTGTCGAGTGTCGTTGCAGCGAGCCGTGACATTCTGGTTGCGCCGGGCGGGAAGATCGCCGAGTCGATGGGGTGGCCAAGTTTCTTCCTGATAACCGTGATCGCAGGGCTACCGTGCATCGCGCTTCTGCCGTTCATTGCGCCGTGGAACGCCGACAGTCCCGTGGGATCAGTGCATCGCGGTGCGGATGCGGAGGCGGCGTTGGAAAGGATCGGCGAACAGGACGATCCCGGAATCTCTTCGACGAGGCGTTAG
- a CDS encoding anhydro-N-acetylmuramic acid kinase — protein MTSHAPSVDRDTSDRTTDESMILVGLMSGTSLDGITAAVVRFTPSGDGRVTPELLSFTVGDYSPDERERLATGLTGATPSEYCRLNFDLGGWLADAAVAAIAEAGVSRKDIAAIASHGQTIWHEPGHSTWQMGESSVIAERTRIDVVSDFRVRDVAAGGQGAPLVPMADAMLFADESAWRALQNLGGIGNVSVVPPGGDLSGVRAFDTGPGCGVIDKVVRLLRPDLAYDVDGRLASGGTPVKAVVDRLLSHDYFRAAPPKSTGPELFSPRYTEALMASCRTESPGCTDEDIVASAVSLTARSIGDAYERFIAEPVSEVFLSGGGAKNPALVKAITEAVAPRVVRDFDATFFDGEAKEAVAFALLGYLHLTGRPGNVPTATGASGPRILGKRTPA, from the coding sequence ATGACGAGCCACGCGCCATCTGTGGACCGCGACACGTCCGATCGCACGACCGACGAAAGCATGATTCTCGTCGGCCTCATGTCCGGCACTTCACTCGATGGAATTACCGCGGCCGTCGTGCGGTTCACTCCATCAGGCGACGGCCGCGTGACCCCCGAGCTGCTGTCATTCACCGTGGGCGACTACTCTCCCGATGAGAGAGAGCGTCTCGCCACGGGGCTCACCGGCGCCACTCCCTCCGAGTACTGCCGTCTCAACTTCGACCTCGGCGGCTGGCTCGCCGACGCTGCGGTAGCCGCCATCGCCGAAGCGGGTGTGTCGCGCAAGGACATCGCGGCGATTGCATCACATGGCCAGACCATCTGGCACGAGCCCGGACACTCGACGTGGCAGATGGGCGAGTCGTCCGTGATTGCCGAGCGCACACGCATTGATGTGGTGAGCGACTTTCGCGTGCGCGACGTAGCAGCGGGAGGGCAGGGTGCCCCGCTCGTACCGATGGCCGACGCGATGCTGTTCGCGGATGAGTCCGCCTGGCGTGCGCTGCAGAACCTCGGCGGAATCGGCAACGTATCCGTCGTGCCCCCGGGCGGCGACTTGTCCGGCGTGCGCGCGTTCGATACGGGCCCCGGCTGCGGCGTCATTGACAAGGTCGTGCGGTTGCTGAGACCGGATCTCGCGTATGATGTTGACGGTCGCCTCGCGTCGGGCGGAACCCCGGTCAAAGCGGTTGTGGACCGGCTTCTCTCGCACGATTACTTCCGCGCCGCGCCGCCGAAATCCACTGGTCCCGAGCTCTTCAGCCCGCGGTACACGGAAGCCCTCATGGCCTCCTGCCGTACCGAATCACCGGGATGCACTGATGAGGACATCGTTGCGTCCGCCGTGTCGCTCACTGCGCGCAGCATCGGCGACGCATATGAGCGGTTCATCGCCGAGCCCGTGTCGGAAGTGTTTCTCTCCGGCGGTGGAGCGAAGAACCCGGCTCTCGTGAAGGCGATCACCGAAGCTGTCGCACCACGCGTGGTTCGCGACTTCGACGCGACCTTCTTCGACGGCGAGGCCAAGGAAGCCGTGGCCTTTGCATTGCTTGGGTATCTCCATCTGACCGGCCGCCCCGGGAACGTGCCAACCGCGACGGGCGCGTCAGGTCCCCGGATACTCGGCAAGCGAACTCCGGCGTAG
- the murQ gene encoding N-acetylmuramic acid 6-phosphate etherase, with amino-acid sequence MIDPRTTERRNPRTASIDLASILEIVDVINAEDCMVPEAVATQREQIAEAIRIAERTFRAGGRLFYVGAGTSGRLGVLDASECPPTFGTDPEMVQGLIAGGLPALTRAQEGAEDIVENGAREMDAHNVGPADFVVGIAASGTTPWVHAAIERAAVLGAKTGIVACSRVPDSVLNVVDVAIVPITGPEVVTGSTRLKAGTATKLVLNMITTGAMIRLGKTYGNLMVDLRATNNKLEGRSERIVVEVCGVTREEARALLEAADKSVKTAIVMQKLGVGREDALAALDRAGGVIRRAIPDAPPPVPE; translated from the coding sequence ATGATTGATCCACGGACGACAGAGCGCCGCAATCCACGGACCGCGTCCATTGATCTCGCGTCTATCCTCGAGATCGTGGATGTGATAAACGCTGAAGACTGTATGGTTCCTGAAGCGGTCGCGACTCAGCGCGAGCAGATCGCCGAAGCCATCCGCATCGCCGAGCGAACTTTTCGCGCCGGTGGACGGCTCTTCTACGTTGGCGCGGGAACATCGGGACGGCTGGGGGTTCTCGATGCGAGCGAGTGTCCACCCACGTTCGGCACGGATCCCGAGATGGTGCAGGGACTCATCGCCGGCGGATTGCCCGCGCTCACCCGCGCGCAGGAAGGCGCCGAAGACATCGTCGAGAACGGCGCGCGCGAGATGGACGCGCACAACGTCGGCCCGGCCGATTTCGTCGTCGGCATCGCCGCCTCCGGAACTACGCCCTGGGTGCACGCGGCCATCGAGCGCGCCGCCGTTCTCGGCGCCAAGACAGGCATCGTCGCCTGCTCGAGAGTTCCCGATAGTGTGTTGAATGTCGTGGACGTAGCGATCGTTCCGATCACTGGCCCGGAAGTCGTCACCGGATCCACGCGTCTCAAAGCGGGAACGGCAACGAAGCTCGTGCTCAACATGATCACCACGGGCGCGATGATCCGGCTCGGCAAGACGTACGGAAACCTGATGGTGGATCTGCGCGCCACCAACAACAAGCTGGAGGGCAGAAGCGAGCGCATCGTCGTCGAAGTGTGCGGCGTGACGCGTGAGGAAGCGCGCGCGCTGCTCGAGGCGGCGGACAAAAGCGTCAAGACGGCAATCGTCATGCAGAAACTGGGGGTCGGCCGCGAGGACGCTCTCGCCGCGCTCGATCGGGCGGGTGGGGTGATCAGGCGCGCAATCCCCGACGCGCCGCCGCCGGTCCCGGAATGA